In the genome of Streptomyces racemochromogenes, one region contains:
- a CDS encoding DUF397 domain-containing protein: MTDGIKWQKSSFSGPDDNQSCVELAPVAGAIKMRESDDPHVIVTTTVEKLRAFILGVKAGEFDHLI, from the coding sequence ATGACCGACGGAATCAAGTGGCAGAAGTCCTCGTTCTCAGGACCGGACGACAACCAGAGCTGCGTTGAGCTGGCACCCGTCGCCGGCGCGATCAAGATGCGGGAGAGCGACGACCCGCACGTGATCGTGACCACGACGGTGGAGAAGCTGCGTGCCTTCATCCTCGGAGTCAAGGCCGGCGAGTTCGATCACCTGATCTGA
- a CDS encoding FAD-dependent oxidoreductase gives MRVATLDSLTALSALSWSQLLNTVKEKLMDTVNTDVLIVGAGPAGLALAVDLARRGVRATVVERSAGLFPGSRGKGIQPRTLEVFDDLGVYEAVRAAGGPYPVGMIWQDGKRVGEHAILDPDETGTADEATPYAEPWMVPQWRTQEILLARLTELGGEVAYGRELAGIAQDADGVTAEFAAGPPVRARYAVAADGGRSTVRRALGIGMTGETVDPTPMLVADVRITGLDRDHWHVFPPADGASGFLAVCPLAGTEDFQVTAALPPSEGPADLSLPTLRALIAARSHLPADSVTEVRWASDFRPRAAMADRFREGRIFLVGDAAHVHSPAGGQGLNTSVQDAYNLGWKLAAVLGGKAPSGLLDTYEEERLPVAAEMLGLSTRIHRGEARRGAATRQLGLGYRDSSLAVETRPGLPADALRAGDRAPDGVRGGTRLFDAFRGPHWTLLTVGTTPEATLPGARTVSIPSYEAYGDGVFLIRPDGYVAWAGPAASEDLRAYAARVGVPLQGE, from the coding sequence CTGCGGGTAGCCACGCTTGACAGCTTAACAGCGTTAAGTGCACTCTCGTGGAGTCAGCTACTTAACACCGTTAAGGAGAAGCTCATGGACACCGTGAACACGGACGTACTGATCGTCGGCGCCGGCCCGGCCGGACTCGCCCTCGCCGTGGACCTCGCCCGTCGCGGGGTACGGGCGACGGTCGTGGAACGCTCCGCCGGCCTCTTCCCCGGCTCGCGCGGCAAAGGCATCCAGCCGCGCACGCTGGAGGTCTTCGACGACCTCGGCGTGTACGAGGCCGTCCGCGCGGCGGGCGGCCCCTACCCGGTGGGGATGATCTGGCAGGACGGGAAGCGGGTCGGCGAGCACGCCATCCTCGACCCCGACGAGACCGGCACGGCGGACGAGGCCACCCCCTACGCCGAGCCCTGGATGGTCCCCCAGTGGCGCACCCAGGAGATCCTGCTCGCCCGCCTCACCGAACTGGGTGGCGAGGTGGCCTACGGCCGGGAGCTGGCCGGCATCGCGCAGGACGCGGACGGGGTGACGGCCGAGTTCGCCGCGGGCCCGCCGGTCCGGGCGCGGTACGCGGTCGCCGCCGACGGCGGCCGCTCCACGGTGCGGCGCGCGCTCGGCATCGGCATGACGGGGGAGACCGTCGACCCGACCCCGATGCTGGTGGCCGACGTACGCATCACCGGCCTCGACCGCGACCACTGGCACGTCTTCCCGCCGGCCGACGGCGCGAGCGGCTTCCTCGCGGTCTGCCCGCTGGCCGGCACGGAGGACTTCCAGGTGACCGCGGCCCTCCCGCCGTCCGAGGGCCCGGCCGACCTCTCCCTCCCCACCCTCCGCGCCTTGATCGCGGCCCGCTCGCACCTTCCCGCCGACTCCGTGACGGAGGTCCGCTGGGCGTCGGACTTCCGGCCGCGCGCGGCGATGGCCGACCGGTTCCGGGAGGGGCGGATCTTCCTCGTCGGCGACGCGGCGCACGTCCACTCCCCGGCGGGCGGTCAGGGGCTCAACACCAGCGTGCAGGACGCGTACAACCTGGGCTGGAAGCTGGCCGCGGTGCTGGGCGGGAAGGCCCCTTCCGGCCTCCTCGACACGTACGAGGAGGAACGCCTGCCCGTCGCCGCCGAGATGCTGGGCCTGTCGACCCGCATCCACCGCGGCGAGGCCCGCCGCGGCGCGGCCACCCGCCAGCTCGGCCTGGGCTACCGGGACTCCTCCCTGGCGGTGGAGACCCGCCCCGGCCTCCCGGCGGACGCCCTCCGCGCCGGCGACCGCGCCCCGGACGGGGTACGCGGCGGCACCCGCCTCTTCGACGCCTTCCGCGGCCCGCACTGGACCCTGCTGACGGTCGGCACCACCCCGGAGGCCACCCTCCCGGGGGCCCGCACGGTCAGCATCCCGTCGTACGAGGCGTACGGCGACGGCGTGTTCCTCATCCGCCCGGACGGCTACGTGGCGTGGGCGGGCCCGGCGGCGTCGGAGGACCTGCGGGCGTACGCCGCGCGGGTCGGGGTCCCACTCCAGGGCGAGTAG
- a CDS encoding FUSC family protein has product MREWVSGRVPPGEVAGAARIVVTVVVAWQVAVWLGADQPPVYAAVVPLVALRGDPVTALGASVQRSLGVVAGVLIGIAVVNLLRPSTAALAVVVALGLGVGMFLRASGGLNIQVAASSLLVFASTSPDAYAWHRVWETAAGAVVTVLLAPLLWPPDPYRTLAGIAEDCRVRVTRSLGGTAAVLGGEPGAAQDNLSLVTAHAEAVHGDAGRAREAERAMRFNPLRRRHREGVRVRARGIAAVDRAAGEVVVLAGEVAAFAGREELAGDLARARAPLAEVADLVVRVVEDVLGGADPAAGIAAARTAVAEYARTDSSPVAVALRRPLVRMLDSLGGR; this is encoded by the coding sequence GTGCGGGAGTGGGTTTCCGGGCGGGTGCCGCCGGGGGAGGTGGCCGGGGCTGCGCGGATCGTGGTGACCGTGGTCGTCGCCTGGCAGGTGGCGGTCTGGCTCGGGGCCGATCAGCCGCCCGTGTACGCCGCCGTCGTGCCGCTCGTGGCGTTGCGCGGGGATCCGGTGACCGCGCTCGGGGCTTCGGTGCAGCGGTCGCTGGGGGTGGTGGCCGGGGTGCTGATCGGGATTGCGGTGGTGAACCTGCTGCGGCCCTCGACCGCCGCGCTGGCGGTGGTGGTGGCGCTGGGGCTCGGGGTCGGGATGTTCCTGCGGGCCTCGGGCGGGCTGAACATCCAGGTGGCGGCGTCCTCGCTGCTGGTGTTCGCCAGTACGTCGCCGGACGCGTACGCCTGGCACCGGGTGTGGGAGACGGCCGCCGGTGCGGTGGTGACCGTACTGCTTGCGCCGTTGTTGTGGCCGCCCGATCCGTACCGGACGCTGGCCGGGATCGCCGAGGACTGCCGGGTGCGGGTGACCCGGTCCCTGGGAGGGACCGCCGCCGTGCTGGGCGGGGAGCCGGGGGCTGCCCAGGACAACCTCAGCCTCGTGACCGCCCATGCTGAAGCCGTGCACGGGGATGCGGGGCGGGCGCGGGAGGCCGAGCGGGCCATGCGGTTCAACCCGCTGCGGCGGCGGCACCGCGAGGGCGTACGGGTGCGGGCGCGCGGGATCGCCGCCGTCGACCGGGCCGCCGGGGAGGTAGTGGTGCTGGCCGGGGAGGTCGCCGCGTTCGCGGGCCGGGAGGAGCTGGCGGGCGACCTGGCGCGGGCTCGGGCGCCGTTGGCGGAGGTGGCGGACCTTGTGGTGCGGGTCGTCGAGGACGTGTTGGGGGGTGCCGATCCGGCGGCGGGGATCGCTGCTGCCCGTACGGCCGTCGCCGAGTACGCGCGTACGGACTCCAGTCCCGTCGCGGTGGCGCTGCGGCGGCCGCTCGTACGGATGCTGGACTCGCTAGGTGGCCGCTGA
- a CDS encoding immunity 49 family protein — MTVTVASHAEPRPDSAAWVAELTEDLIKDLGALSSSPRKLRSAWKDGTFNVRARFGVDPQGAELGTWEAVVTAAQLGSALFRTAGMTDGTTEVRIHDEMRTLSAAGPSSDAHAEAWLQAFWYAIVTRDQPKTTELCELPIDVLRASGADHDDYLYHWVAALRAYWLGRPELVPELTLTFQRSHPNVAVIAGREYIQHIAYPPINLFYKFLRKDEEGFRLALLEALELHKQYWTATPERADDIDGLVPIGILAVTCLAHDGGIPVNVESPYLPEHLLKRSWVGEFEVR; from the coding sequence GTGACGGTCACTGTGGCCAGCCATGCGGAGCCGAGGCCGGACAGCGCGGCCTGGGTCGCCGAGCTCACCGAGGACCTGATCAAGGACCTCGGCGCCCTCTCTTCATCGCCCCGGAAGCTCAGGTCGGCCTGGAAGGACGGCACCTTCAACGTCCGCGCCCGGTTCGGAGTGGACCCGCAGGGCGCCGAGCTGGGCACCTGGGAGGCCGTGGTCACGGCCGCACAGCTGGGATCCGCGCTGTTCCGCACGGCGGGTATGACCGATGGAACCACCGAGGTGCGCATCCACGACGAGATGCGCACCCTGTCGGCGGCGGGGCCCTCCTCGGACGCGCACGCAGAGGCATGGCTCCAGGCGTTCTGGTACGCGATCGTCACCCGCGACCAGCCGAAGACGACCGAACTGTGCGAGCTGCCGATCGACGTGCTGCGCGCCTCGGGCGCCGACCACGACGACTACCTCTACCACTGGGTCGCCGCTCTCCGGGCGTACTGGCTGGGGCGCCCCGAACTGGTTCCGGAACTCACCCTGACCTTCCAGCGCTCCCACCCCAACGTCGCCGTCATCGCCGGACGCGAATACATCCAGCACATCGCCTACCCCCCGATCAACCTCTTCTACAAGTTCCTCCGCAAGGACGAAGAGGGCTTCCGACTGGCCCTCCTCGAGGCCCTTGAACTCCACAAGCAGTACTGGACGGCCACCCCCGAACGCGCCGACGACATCGACGGCCTCGTACCCATCGGCATCCTCGCCGTCACCTGCCTCGCCCATGACGGCGGCATCCCCGTCAACGTCGAGTCCCCCTACCTCCCCGAGCACCTCCTCAAGCGCTCCTGGGTCGGCGAATTCGAGGTCCGCTGA
- a CDS encoding DNA alkylation repair protein, with the protein MAELADLEDPRIRAVNERHGDDHAVNLTKLRALAKRLGTQQELARELWATGDSAARLLALLVCRPKAYDRAELDAMLREARTPKVHDWLVGNVVKKSPHAEELRLAWFADPDPDVASAGWALTTDRVAKKPEGLDLPGLLDLIETHMKDAPDRLQWAMNHCLAQIGIEHPEHRARAIAIGERLEVLKDYPTSPGCTSPYAPVWIGEMVRRASSAAT; encoded by the coding sequence ATGGCCGAGCTCGCGGACCTCGAAGACCCGAGGATCCGCGCCGTGAACGAGCGCCACGGCGACGACCACGCCGTGAACCTCACCAAGCTGCGCGCCCTCGCCAAACGCCTCGGGACGCAACAGGAACTCGCCCGCGAGCTCTGGGCCACCGGCGACAGCGCCGCCCGACTCCTCGCACTCCTCGTCTGCCGCCCCAAGGCGTACGACCGGGCCGAGCTCGACGCCATGCTGCGCGAGGCCCGCACGCCCAAGGTGCACGACTGGCTGGTCGGCAACGTCGTCAAGAAGAGCCCGCACGCCGAGGAACTGCGCCTGGCCTGGTTCGCCGACCCGGACCCGGACGTCGCGAGCGCCGGCTGGGCGCTGACCACCGACCGGGTGGCGAAGAAGCCCGAGGGACTCGACCTCCCGGGCCTCCTCGACCTCATCGAAACGCACATGAAGGACGCCCCGGACCGCCTCCAGTGGGCGATGAACCACTGCCTCGCCCAGATCGGCATCGAGCACCCCGAACACCGCGCCCGCGCGATCGCCATCGGGGAGCGCCTGGAGGTCCTGAAGGACTACCCGACCTCCCCGGGCTGCACCTCCCCGTACGCCCCGGTCTGGATCGGGGAAATGGTCCGCCGGGCCTCGTCAGCGGCCACCTAG
- a CDS encoding TetR/AcrR family transcriptional regulator C-terminal domain-containing protein — protein sequence MATRRTPKLDKKQAVETSLRLLNDLGLDGLSLRAIAKELDVQAPALYWHFKNKQELLDEMATEMYRRMTADAALPPDLSWQDRLLAANRALRAALLRYRDGAKVFSGSRFTGTEYATQMEEHLRALTAAGFTLHQAVRATTTAYFFTLGFVTEEQGVEPLPGERREGYDLAERAERLARFPLSAEAGADLFQDYDQGFEEGLALVVAGIEARYAAQHRGSA from the coding sequence GTGGCTACCCGCAGAACTCCCAAGCTGGACAAGAAGCAGGCCGTCGAGACCTCCCTGCGCCTGCTGAACGACCTCGGCCTCGACGGGCTCAGCCTGCGCGCCATCGCCAAGGAGCTGGACGTCCAGGCGCCCGCCCTGTACTGGCACTTCAAGAACAAGCAGGAACTCCTCGACGAGATGGCGACGGAGATGTACCGCCGCATGACCGCCGACGCCGCCCTCCCCCCGGACCTCTCCTGGCAGGACCGGCTCCTCGCCGCCAACCGCGCCCTGCGCGCCGCCCTGCTCCGCTACCGCGACGGCGCCAAGGTCTTCAGCGGATCCCGCTTCACCGGCACCGAGTACGCCACCCAGATGGAGGAGCACCTGCGCGCCCTCACCGCCGCCGGGTTCACGCTCCACCAGGCCGTCCGCGCCACGACCACCGCGTACTTCTTCACCCTCGGCTTCGTCACCGAGGAACAGGGCGTCGAGCCGCTCCCCGGCGAACGCCGCGAGGGCTACGACCTCGCCGAACGCGCCGAACGCCTCGCCCGGTTCCCGCTGTCCGCCGAAGCCGGAGCCGACCTCTTCCAGGACTACGACCAGGGCTTCGAGGAAGGCCTCGCCCTCGTCGTCGCCGGCATCGAGGCCCGGTACGCCGCCCAGCACCGCGGATCCGCCTGA
- a CDS encoding immunity 49 family protein has product MPVFVAGHSEPRPTSAAWVNGIGEDLIKEIDALAATPRKLRRAWKDATFNVRARFRVDPQGAELGTWEAVVAAAQLGTALFRTAAMAEGTTEVRIHHEMRTLPAVGPSSDADAQAWIDAFWYAIITRDQPKMTELCELPIDVLRASGADHDDYLYHWVGTLQAYWLKRPELVPELTLTFQRSHPDVAVIAGREYIQQVAYPPINLFYKFLQKDEEGFHTTLLESLELHKQYWTATPERANDIDGLVPIGILAVTCLAYDGGIPVNVESPYLPEHLLKRSWVGEFEV; this is encoded by the coding sequence ATGCCCGTCTTCGTGGCCGGACATTCTGAGCCGAGGCCCACCAGCGCGGCCTGGGTCAACGGGATCGGTGAGGATCTGATCAAGGAGATCGACGCCCTCGCTGCGACACCGCGGAAGCTCAGGAGAGCGTGGAAGGACGCCACCTTCAACGTCCGTGCCCGATTCCGGGTAGACCCGCAGGGCGCTGAGCTGGGGACGTGGGAGGCCGTGGTCGCCGCGGCCCAACTGGGTACCGCGCTCTTCCGCACCGCTGCGATGGCGGAGGGAACGACCGAGGTGCGCATCCACCACGAGATGCGCACCCTGCCAGCGGTGGGGCCTTCGTCGGACGCGGACGCACAGGCATGGATCGACGCGTTCTGGTACGCGATCATCACGCGCGACCAGCCGAAGATGACCGAACTGTGCGAGCTCCCCATCGACGTCCTGCGCGCCTCGGGCGCCGACCACGACGACTACCTCTACCACTGGGTCGGCACCCTCCAGGCCTACTGGCTGAAGCGCCCCGAACTGGTGCCGGAGTTGACGCTGACGTTCCAGCGTTCCCACCCCGACGTCGCCGTCATCGCCGGACGCGAGTACATCCAGCAGGTCGCCTACCCCCCGATCAACCTCTTCTACAAGTTCCTCCAGAAGGACGAAGAGGGCTTCCACACCACGCTCCTGGAATCCCTCGAACTCCACAAGCAGTACTGGACGGCCACCCCCGAACGCGCCAACGACATCGACGGCCTCGTCCCGATCGGCATCCTGGCCGTCACCTGCCTCGCCTACGACGGCGGCATCCCCGTCAACGTCGAGTCCCCCTACCTCCCCGAGCACCTCCTCAAGCGCTCCTGGGTCGGCGAGTTCGAGGTCTGA